GAGCATACCCCGCCCAGTTGCGCACGGATGCGTTTTTTCCACCTGCGCCAATCATACCTTAACATGGATTCTTTATCCACTTTTCCAATCAAATGGGTGTAAACAAACGTTTCCGATGGGATATTTGCGCAGCTTTTATCGAGGTTTGACGATGAGTTCGCCCTGCATGCCGGCCTCCATATGGCCCGGAATGTCGCAGACGAGATTGTAAACCCCTGCCTTGAGTGGCCGGACAGTGAGGGTGACGCTTTTGCCCTGGGGGATGAGCGCTTCCACCCCTAGCGCTCTTAGTTCAAACTCGTGGGGCATTTTTCCGTTGTTTGTGACTTTGAATCTGACAACTTCACCTTCGGTGACCCTGAGCGTTTGCGGGTTAAATTTAAATTCCGACGTTTCCACCTCAATGGTTTTCGACGCCTCCTGGCGGTTTGCCGCAACCGATATCCCGACCTCGATAATAAGCTCCGAACCGTATGCCAGGAAGAAACCGGCCAGTATCCCGATCATGGCTGTTCTGTGTTGCCCCTGAAGTTTTCCCAGGTGAATCAGTTCGCCTATAATATAGAGAATGGAGCCGGAAGCCAGCGTCAGAAAAAGCAATTCAAGCCGTGGGGATGTAAATACCGACCCGGCAATAGTGCCGATAAAGGTTGGAGTTCCTCCAATAAAGCCCACGAGCGCCAGAAACTTCCAATCCACCTTCATCAGCCGCAGCGGGGCGGCGATTCCAAAGCCCTCTGTGGCATTGTGAAGCGCAAAACCTGCTATTAGAATAAAGGCCAGAGAAATCGCCCCGGAGGCGTATTCCTGTCCGATCGCAAGACCTTCACCGAAGTTATGCAGCCCGATGCCGGTTGCGATCATTAATGAGAGGCGTTTTGATTTCACCTCCGGATCGGATTCTTTCGCCAGGCCGATAAATCGCTCCTCGAACAACGTCAGGCCCAATAGACCAGATGAAAAGCCGGCGGCGAGGATCGCCCCCAGGATCAACGATTCGGACAGTCCATCTCCCGATAAATCCGACTTTGCCGTCTCTTCGACCATCTCAAGTGATTTTGAGGCTATCTCGATGAGCAGGAAGATAAGCACCCCCACTGACAGAGAATTAAGCAACGCCTGCATCCTTGGCCGGGTGGTCAGGGCCGCCACGGGAAGTCCGAGAAAGATCGTAAAACCGGCTATGGCTCCAAGCGCCAACAAATGCGTGAAACTCATGAATTCCAAATCCGTTCAAATGTCCAAACAACAGCGAAAGGCCCGTGTCATATATTGGGACCGGTGAGACGTCAAAGCTCGATCACATGTTCAAGGCACTCTTTCAAAAGCGCCGCTATATGCGAGTCTGACAGCGAATAATACGCCAGCTTTCCATCCCGGCGGTGCCTCACAAGCCGCATGCTTCGCAGAAGGCGCAGATGATTGGAGACCGACGTGCGCCCCGCCCCGAGCATGGCGGCCAGGTCGCAAACGCACAATTCCCCGCGGGACAATGCCTGGACTATCCTCAACCTGGTGGGATCGGCCAGCAGGCCGAATGTTTCGGCCATAACCGAAACAACTTCATGGGAAGGCATTCTGGCCCCGATATCCCGCACCGTCTTCCTGTTTACATACAGGACTTCACATTCGTCTTTTACTGGCCTTCGCATATATCCATTATCATATCATCACATGATGACTTGTAATATATTATGTTTCGCGGGGAAATTCAAGAGGCTTTGCATAACAATGTATCCGCGGCAAATTATGGACGATGCCTATCTTTGGACAGGGCGGTGGACGAACAACACGCAACGTTTTTTGTCCAGACCGCGCGGCTACTCCAATAATTTTTTTTAA
This Nitrospinota bacterium DNA region includes the following protein-coding sequences:
- a CDS encoding cupredoxin domain-containing protein, with translation MEFMSFTHLLALGAIAGFTIFLGLPVAALTTRPRMQALLNSLSVGVLIFLLIEIASKSLEMVEETAKSDLSGDGLSESLILGAILAAGFSSGLLGLTLFEERFIGLAKESDPEVKSKRLSLMIATGIGLHNFGEGLAIGQEYASGAISLAFILIAGFALHNATEGFGIAAPLRLMKVDWKFLALVGFIGGTPTFIGTIAGSVFTSPRLELLFLTLASGSILYIIGELIHLGKLQGQHRTAMIGILAGFFLAYGSELIIEVGISVAANRQEASKTIEVETSEFKFNPQTLRVTEGEVVRFKVTNNGKMPHEFELRALGVEALIPQGKSVTLTVRPLKAGVYNLVCDIPGHMEAGMQGELIVKPR
- a CDS encoding helix-turn-helix transcriptional regulator, with amino-acid sequence MRRPVKDECEVLYVNRKTVRDIGARMPSHEVVSVMAETFGLLADPTRLRIVQALSRGELCVCDLAAMLGAGRTSVSNHLRLLRSMRLVRHRRDGKLAYYSLSDSHIAALLKECLEHVIEL